One Mycobacterium kubicae genomic window carries:
- a CDS encoding LCP family protein → MPVQRVVRAVATALTLAIVLGTGVAWTNVKSFEDGIFHMSAPSLGHGADDGAIDILLVGLDSRTDAHGNPLTAEELATLRAGDEEATNTDTIILVRIPNNGKSATAISIPRDSYVQAPGLGKTKINGVYGQTREAKRTTLVKAGASATEAAAAGTEAGREALIKTVADLTGVTVDHYAEIGLLGFALIADALGGVDVCLKEPVFEPLSGADFPAGQQKLNGPQALSFVRQRHELPRGDLDRVVRQQAVMASLAHRVISGKTLSSPTTLKRLEQAVQRSVVLSSGWDIMDFVRQLQQLAGGNVAFATIPVQDGAGWSDDGMQSVVRVDAHQVQDWVGSLLHEQDQGKTEELAYTPAKTTVNVVNDTDINGLAAAVSDVLSGKGFSTGNVGNNDGGHVKASQVRANKTDDLGAQQVAKELGGLPVISDPSLAAGAVRVVLANDYTGPGSGLEGGGTVTPARANIVGSNTDTAPPPSPILTAGSDKPECIS, encoded by the coding sequence ATGCCTGTGCAACGTGTGGTTCGCGCGGTTGCCACCGCATTGACCCTCGCCATCGTCCTTGGCACCGGAGTCGCGTGGACCAACGTCAAGTCCTTCGAGGACGGCATCTTCCACATGTCGGCGCCGTCGCTGGGCCACGGCGCCGACGACGGCGCGATCGACATCCTGCTGGTCGGCCTGGACAGCCGCACCGACGCGCACGGCAACCCGCTGACCGCCGAAGAACTGGCCACCCTGCGCGCCGGTGACGAGGAAGCCACCAACACCGACACGATCATCTTGGTCCGCATCCCCAACAACGGGAAGTCCGCGACGGCGATCTCCATCCCCCGCGACTCCTATGTGCAGGCACCGGGGCTGGGCAAGACGAAGATCAACGGCGTCTACGGCCAGACCCGGGAAGCCAAGCGCACGACGTTGGTGAAGGCCGGGGCGTCGGCCACCGAAGCCGCCGCCGCGGGCACCGAGGCCGGGCGTGAGGCGCTGATCAAGACGGTCGCCGACCTCACCGGCGTCACGGTCGACCACTACGCCGAGATCGGGCTGCTCGGCTTCGCGTTGATCGCCGACGCGCTCGGCGGTGTCGACGTCTGCCTCAAAGAGCCGGTGTTCGAACCACTTTCGGGCGCCGACTTCCCCGCCGGGCAGCAGAAACTCAACGGGCCCCAAGCGCTCAGCTTCGTCCGGCAGCGCCACGAGTTGCCTCGCGGCGACCTCGACCGGGTGGTGCGCCAACAGGCGGTGATGGCCTCACTGGCCCACCGCGTCATCTCCGGCAAGACCCTGTCGAGCCCCACCACGCTCAAGCGACTGGAGCAGGCCGTGCAGCGCTCGGTGGTGCTGTCCTCCGGCTGGGACATCATGGACTTCGTCCGCCAGCTGCAACAGCTGGCCGGCGGCAACGTCGCCTTTGCCACCATTCCGGTGCAAGACGGGGCGGGGTGGAGTGACGACGGCATGCAAAGCGTGGTCCGGGTGGACGCCCACCAGGTGCAGGACTGGGTTGGCAGCCTGCTGCACGAGCAAGATCAGGGCAAGACCGAAGAATTGGCCTACACCCCGGCCAAGACCACGGTCAACGTCGTCAACGACACCGATATCAACGGCCTGGCCGCGGCGGTGTCAGATGTTTTGTCCGGCAAAGGCTTCAGCACGGGCAACGTCGGCAACAACGACGGCGGGCACGTGAAGGCCAGCCAGGTGCGCGCCAACAAGACCGATGACCTGGGCGCGCAGCAGGTCGCCAAGGAACTGGGTGGATTGCCGGTGATTTCCGACCCGTCGCTGGCGGCCGGAGCGGTGCGGGTGGTGCTGGCCAACGACTACACCGGCCCGGGCTCCGGGCTGGAAGGCGGCGGCACCGTGACGCCGGCTCGGGCCAACATCGTCGGCTCCAACACCGACACCGCTCCCCCGCCCTCGCCGATTCTGACCGCCGGTTCCGACAAGCCCGAATGCATCAGCTGA
- a CDS encoding class I SAM-dependent methyltransferase: MGRTDNDTWDLATSVGATATMVAAGRARATRTGLIDDPFAEPLVRAVGVDFFTRWAAGELDASDVDTPDAPWGMQRMTDLLAARTRYIDAFFAQAADAGIRQVVLLAAGLDARGYRLPWPAGTTVFEIDQQQVIDFKTSTIAALDADPTAEVRAVGVDLRHDWPAALRQAGFAAEQPTAWAAEGLLGFLPSQAQDRLLDDITALSGDGSRLVAEVFENTASNQQALNGAAEKWREHGLDLVLDDLGFPGDRNDVAAYLAERGWEPVSTPLNQLLSDTGLPLQPTDPDAPFSKNYYCTAVLHRATSRP; this comes from the coding sequence GTGGGGCGTACCGACAACGACACCTGGGATCTGGCGACCAGCGTGGGGGCTACCGCGACCATGGTCGCCGCAGGACGGGCCAGGGCGACCAGGACCGGGCTGATCGACGACCCGTTCGCCGAGCCGCTGGTGCGCGCGGTCGGCGTCGACTTCTTCACGCGTTGGGCCGCAGGCGAACTCGACGCGAGTGACGTCGACACCCCCGACGCCCCGTGGGGGATGCAACGCATGACCGACCTCCTGGCGGCCCGCACCCGCTACATCGACGCCTTCTTCGCCCAAGCCGCGGACGCGGGCATCCGCCAGGTGGTCCTGTTGGCCGCCGGGCTGGACGCGCGGGGTTATCGGCTGCCGTGGCCCGCCGGGACGACGGTGTTCGAGATCGACCAGCAGCAAGTGATCGATTTCAAGACCAGCACCATCGCGGCCCTGGACGCCGACCCGACCGCCGAGGTGCGTGCCGTGGGCGTCGACCTGCGCCACGATTGGCCGGCCGCGCTGCGCCAGGCGGGGTTCGCCGCCGAGCAACCCACCGCGTGGGCCGCCGAAGGGCTGCTCGGTTTCTTGCCGTCGCAGGCCCAGGACCGGCTGCTCGACGACATCACCGCGCTCAGCGGCGACGGCAGCCGGCTGGTCGCCGAGGTGTTCGAGAACACCGCGTCCAACCAGCAGGCGCTCAACGGTGCCGCCGAGAAATGGCGCGAACACGGCCTGGACCTGGTGCTCGACGACCTGGGCTTCCCCGGCGACCGCAACGATGTGGCGGCCTACCTCGCCGAGCGCGGATGGGAGCCGGTGAGCACGCCGCTGAACCAGTTGCTGAGCGATACCGGCCTGCCGTTGCAGCCCACCGACCCCGACGCGCCGTTCAGCAAGAACTACTACTGCACCGCGGTCCTGCACCGGGCCACGTCGCGACCCTGA
- a CDS encoding cation transporter gives MSPAQVTADTCCDTATHAAPGRDAAWQRDARWARLLAWLSLAVMLSEGVVGLWQGLAVGSIALTGWALGGGAEALASAMVVWRFSGARTLSHTAERRAQRGVAVSFWLTAPYIAAESIRYLAGEHHAETSVIGIALTAGALVLMPVLGWVKHRLAVRLGSAATKGEGTQNYLCAAQAAAVLVGLAVTAWWAGGWWVDPAIGLAIAAVAVWQGVRAWRGLDCGC, from the coding sequence ATGTCCCCGGCTCAGGTCACTGCCGACACCTGCTGCGACACGGCCACCCATGCCGCGCCGGGGCGGGACGCGGCGTGGCAGCGCGATGCTCGATGGGCGCGGCTGCTGGCCTGGCTGAGCCTGGCGGTGATGCTGTCCGAGGGAGTCGTCGGTCTGTGGCAGGGCCTGGCGGTGGGGTCCATCGCACTGACCGGCTGGGCGCTGGGCGGCGGGGCCGAAGCGTTGGCCAGCGCGATGGTGGTGTGGCGTTTCAGCGGGGCCCGGACGTTGTCGCACACCGCCGAGCGGCGCGCCCAGCGCGGCGTTGCGGTGTCGTTCTGGCTGACCGCGCCGTACATCGCCGCGGAGTCGATTCGCTACCTGGCCGGCGAGCACCACGCCGAGACCTCGGTGATCGGCATCGCCCTGACCGCCGGCGCGCTGGTCCTCATGCCGGTGCTGGGCTGGGTCAAACACCGGCTCGCCGTCCGGCTGGGTTCGGCGGCGACCAAGGGCGAGGGCACCCAGAACTACCTGTGCGCGGCGCAGGCGGCCGCCGTGCTGGTCGGCCTGGCGGTCACCGCGTGGTGGGCCGGGGGGTGGTGGGTCGATCCCGCCATCGGGTTGGCCATCGCCGCGGTCGCGGTCTGGCAAGGCGTGCGCGCCTGGCGAGGCCTGGACTGCGGCTGCTGA
- the rfbD gene encoding dTDP-4-dehydrorhamnose reductase codes for MSRRIVITGAGGQLGGHLVALAGRQGRDLLAKTSSEWDITDPAAAERFIQDGDVVLNCAAYTDVDGAESDEAGAYAVNATGPEHLARACGRVGADFVHVSTDYVFNGDFGGAPPRPYEPDDQTAPQGVYARSKLAGEQAVLAALPQAIVVRTAWVYTGGATKDFVAVMQRLAGSDGPIKVVDDQTGSPTYAADLAAALLELADSLPNDNARGRVLHAANQGAVSRFGQAQAVFEESGADPRRVHPVSSDEFPRPAPRPSYSALSGRSWEAAGLTPLRPWRSALVAALAAANQATAK; via the coding sequence ATGTCGCGAAGGATCGTGATCACGGGTGCGGGCGGGCAGTTGGGCGGCCATCTGGTGGCGCTGGCCGGACGCCAGGGCCGCGACCTGCTCGCCAAGACCTCCTCGGAGTGGGACATCACCGACCCGGCGGCCGCCGAGCGGTTCATCCAGGACGGCGACGTGGTGCTCAACTGCGCGGCCTACACCGACGTCGACGGTGCGGAAAGCGACGAAGCGGGCGCCTACGCCGTCAACGCCACCGGTCCCGAGCACCTGGCCCGCGCCTGCGGGCGGGTGGGCGCCGACTTCGTGCATGTCTCGACCGACTACGTCTTCAACGGGGACTTCGGCGGCGCGCCGCCGCGCCCGTACGAGCCCGACGACCAAACGGCGCCGCAAGGGGTGTACGCCCGCAGCAAACTCGCCGGCGAGCAGGCCGTGCTGGCCGCACTGCCGCAGGCCATCGTGGTGCGCACCGCCTGGGTCTACACCGGGGGAGCCACCAAGGACTTCGTCGCCGTCATGCAACGGCTGGCCGGCTCAGACGGCCCGATCAAGGTCGTCGACGACCAGACCGGCTCGCCGACCTACGCCGCCGACCTGGCCGCCGCGCTGCTGGAACTCGCCGACTCCTTGCCGAACGACAACGCGCGCGGACGGGTGCTACACGCCGCCAACCAGGGCGCGGTGTCCCGGTTCGGGCAGGCGCAGGCGGTGTTCGAGGAAAGCGGCGCCGACCCGCGGCGCGTGCACCCGGTGAGCAGCGACGAGTTCCCGCGCCCCGCCCCCCGGCCGTCGTATTCCGCGCTGTCGGGACGGTCCTGGGAGGCGGCCGGCCTGACACCGCTACGGCCTTGGCGCAGTGCACTTGTCGCTGCGCTGGCGGCTGCCAACCAAGCCACCGCGAAGTGA
- a CDS encoding TIGR03089 family protein yields the protein MHQLTTLSGAILDPMLRADPVGPRITYYDDATGERIELSAVTLANWAAKTANLLRDELGAGPGSRVAVLLPAHWQTAAVLFGVWWIGAEVLLEPDAADLALCTAERLDEADAAVAGGEVAVLSLDPFGKPAADLPVGVTDYATAVRVHGDQIVPEGRPGPALAGRSVEQVLADCETSAATRGLTAADRVLSTASWTTPDELVDGLLAVLSVGASLVQVAHADAAALPRRIETEKVTRSL from the coding sequence ATGCATCAGCTGACCACGCTCAGCGGCGCCATCCTGGACCCGATGCTGCGCGCCGACCCCGTCGGCCCGCGCATCACCTACTACGACGATGCCACCGGTGAACGCATCGAACTGTCCGCGGTGACCCTGGCCAACTGGGCCGCCAAGACCGCCAACCTGTTGCGCGACGAGCTGGGCGCCGGGCCGGGCAGCCGGGTCGCGGTGCTGCTGCCGGCGCACTGGCAGACCGCCGCCGTGTTGTTCGGGGTGTGGTGGATCGGCGCCGAGGTCCTGTTGGAACCCGACGCTGCCGACCTCGCGCTGTGCACCGCCGAGCGGCTGGACGAGGCCGACGCCGCCGTCGCCGGCGGGGAGGTCGCGGTGTTGTCGCTCGACCCCTTCGGCAAGCCGGCCGCGGACCTGCCCGTGGGCGTCACCGACTACGCGACCGCCGTGCGCGTCCACGGCGACCAGATCGTTCCCGAGGGCCGGCCCGGTCCGGCGCTGGCCGGCCGTTCGGTGGAGCAGGTGTTGGCCGACTGCGAAACCTCCGCCGCGACACGGGGTTTGACGGCCGCCGACCGGGTGCTGTCCACGGCCTCGTGGACCACTCCCGACGAGCTGGTGGACGGCCTGCTGGCGGTGCTGTCCGTCGGTGCGTCGTTGGTGCAGGTCGCCCATGCCGACGCGGCGGCGCTGCCGCGCCGCATCGAGACCGAAAAGGTCACCCGGTCGCTCTAG
- a CDS encoding class I SAM-dependent methyltransferase, with product MTTFAGKAPASADKVRGGYYTPAPVARFLADWVCQAGPRVLEPACGDGRILRELAARSHRAHGVELDGQEAAKARRFASVDTEDFFTWVPDGGGWDGVAGNPPYIRFGNWASEQREPALALLAREGLRPTKLTNAWVPFVVASTTLVRDGGRVGLVLPAELLQVGYAAQLREFLLRRYREITLISFQRLVFDGILQEVVLFCGVVGRAPAPARIRTVAVRDADALAHADLQVEWAPALLHEQEKWTKYFLDPAAIDLLRTLKRSDSLTRMGRLAEVDVGIVTGRNSFFTFTDADAHTLGLRDHCVPLVSRSAQLTGLVYDSGCRAGDLATHHRTWLLNAPPEPSDPALLAHIASGEQAGVQQGYKCSVRTPWWRTPSLWVPDLFLLRQIHRAPRLTVNAAAATSTDTVHRVRVKAEVDPTALAAVFHNSATFAFAEILGRSYGGGILELEPAEAEQLPIPAPTPADTELAADVDLLLRAGEVEKALDLVDRRVLVERLGWSPQLVAGCREAWATLRDRRRKRGAR from the coding sequence GTGACGACGTTCGCGGGCAAGGCGCCCGCCTCGGCCGACAAGGTCCGCGGCGGCTATTACACCCCCGCGCCCGTCGCGCGGTTCCTGGCCGACTGGGTGTGTCAGGCCGGCCCGCGCGTCCTGGAACCCGCCTGCGGCGACGGCCGCATCCTGCGCGAGCTTGCCGCCCGCAGCCATCGTGCGCACGGGGTGGAACTCGACGGCCAGGAGGCGGCCAAGGCTCGCCGGTTCGCCTCCGTCGACACCGAAGACTTCTTCACCTGGGTTCCCGATGGCGGCGGCTGGGACGGCGTGGCCGGCAACCCGCCCTACATCCGCTTCGGCAACTGGGCGTCCGAGCAGCGTGAGCCGGCGTTGGCGCTGCTGGCCCGCGAAGGGTTGCGCCCCACCAAATTGACCAATGCCTGGGTCCCGTTCGTCGTGGCCAGCACCACGCTGGTGCGCGACGGCGGGCGCGTCGGGCTGGTCTTGCCCGCGGAGTTGCTGCAAGTCGGCTACGCCGCGCAGCTCCGCGAGTTCCTGCTGCGCCGGTATCGGGAGATCACGCTGATCAGCTTCCAGCGCCTGGTGTTCGACGGCATCCTGCAGGAGGTCGTGTTGTTCTGCGGCGTGGTCGGCCGCGCACCGGCTCCGGCGCGGATCCGCACTGTGGCGGTGCGCGACGCCGACGCGCTGGCGCACGCCGATCTTCAGGTCGAGTGGGCCCCGGCGCTGCTGCACGAGCAGGAGAAGTGGACCAAGTACTTCCTCGACCCTGCCGCGATCGACTTGTTGCGGACCCTCAAGCGCTCCGACTCGCTCACCAGGATGGGCCGGCTGGCCGAGGTCGACGTGGGCATCGTGACCGGCCGCAACAGCTTCTTCACCTTCACCGACGCCGACGCGCACACACTGGGCCTCCGCGACCACTGCGTCCCGCTGGTTTCGCGCAGCGCCCAGCTCACCGGCCTGGTGTACGACAGTGGTTGCCGCGCCGGCGATCTGGCGACGCACCACCGCACCTGGCTGCTCAATGCGCCACCGGAACCCAGTGACCCGGCGCTGCTGGCCCACATCGCCTCCGGCGAACAAGCCGGTGTGCAGCAGGGCTACAAGTGCTCGGTGCGTACGCCGTGGTGGCGGACGCCGTCACTGTGGGTTCCCGACCTGTTCCTGCTGCGCCAGATTCACCGGGCGCCACGGCTGACCGTCAACGCCGCGGCCGCCACGAGCACCGACACCGTGCATCGGGTCCGCGTCAAGGCGGAGGTGGATCCGACCGCGCTGGCCGCGGTGTTCCACAACAGCGCCACCTTCGCGTTCGCCGAGATCCTGGGCCGCAGCTACGGCGGCGGCATTTTGGAGCTGGAACCCGCCGAAGCCGAGCAGCTGCCGATTCCCGCGCCGACGCCCGCCGACACCGAACTCGCCGCAGACGTCGACCTGTTGTTGCGGGCCGGCGAGGTCGAGAAGGCACTCGACCTGGTCGATCGGCGGGTGCTGGTCGAGCGGTTGGGCTGGTCGCCGCAACTGGTCGCCGGGTGCCGCGAAGCGTGGGCGACGCTGCGGGATCGTCGGCGCAAGCGAGGGGCGCGGTGA
- a CDS encoding sugar phosphate nucleotidyltransferase, protein MDTHQVDAVVLVGGKGTRLRPLTLSAPKPMLPTAGLPFLTHLLSRIAAAGIEHVILGTSYRAEVFEAEFGDGSKLGLQIEYVTEENPLGTGGGIANVAGKLRHDTVLVFNGDVLSGADLGQLLDFHQAHQSDVTLHLVRVGDPRAFGCVPTDADGRVTAFLEKTQDPPTDQINAGCYVLERHVIDRIPRGREVSVEREVFPTLLSAADVKVCGYVDATYWRDMGTPEDFVRGSSDLVRGIAPSPALHGHRGEQLVHDGAAVSPGAVLIGGTVVGRGAEIGPGVRLDGAVIFDGVKVEAGSVIERSIIGFGARIGPRALIRDGVIGDGADIGARCELLRGARVWPGVSLPDGGIRYSSDV, encoded by the coding sequence TTGGACACCCACCAAGTCGATGCGGTGGTCCTGGTCGGCGGCAAAGGCACCCGGCTGCGGCCCCTGACCCTGTCGGCGCCCAAGCCGATGCTGCCGACCGCCGGGCTGCCGTTCCTGACCCATCTGTTGTCGCGGATCGCCGCGGCCGGCATCGAACACGTGATCCTGGGGACGTCCTACCGCGCCGAGGTGTTCGAGGCGGAGTTCGGCGACGGGTCCAAGCTGGGCCTGCAGATCGAGTACGTGACCGAGGAAAATCCGCTGGGCACCGGCGGCGGGATCGCCAATGTGGCCGGCAAGCTGCGCCACGACACCGTGCTGGTGTTCAACGGCGACGTCCTGTCCGGCGCCGACCTAGGCCAGCTGCTGGACTTCCACCAAGCGCATCAGTCCGACGTCACGCTGCACCTGGTGCGGGTGGGTGATCCGCGCGCGTTCGGCTGCGTGCCCACCGACGCCGACGGCCGGGTCACCGCATTCTTGGAGAAGACCCAGGATCCGCCGACCGACCAGATCAACGCCGGCTGCTACGTCTTGGAGCGCCACGTCATCGACCGCATCCCCCGGGGCCGCGAGGTGTCGGTGGAGCGGGAGGTGTTCCCGACGCTGCTGTCGGCCGCCGACGTCAAGGTGTGCGGCTACGTCGATGCCACCTATTGGCGGGACATGGGTACCCCGGAGGACTTCGTGCGCGGATCCTCCGACCTGGTCCGCGGCATCGCGCCGTCGCCGGCCCTGCACGGCCACCGCGGCGAGCAGTTGGTGCACGACGGTGCCGCGGTGTCTCCCGGCGCGGTGCTGATCGGCGGCACCGTCGTCGGGCGCGGCGCCGAGATCGGCCCCGGTGTGCGGCTGGACGGTGCGGTGATCTTCGACGGTGTGAAGGTGGAAGCGGGCAGCGTGATCGAGCGTTCGATCATCGGCTTCGGTGCGCGGATCGGCCCGCGGGCGCTCATCCGCGACGGTGTCATCGGTGACGGCGCCGACATCGGTGCGCGCTGTGAGCTGCTGCGTGGTGCGCGGGTGTGGCCGGGGGTGTCGTTGCCCGACGGCGGGATCCGCTACTCCTCGGACGTCTGA
- a CDS encoding class I SAM-dependent methyltransferase, producing the protein MGRTANDTWDVASSVGATAAMVAAGRARATRAALIDDPFAEPLVRAVGIDFFTRWASGELDPTDVDIPDSPWGMQRMTDQQAARTRYIDTFFRAADGAGIRQVVLLASGLDARGYRLPWSAGTTVFEIDVPQVLEFKAAAMAALGAVPTADVRGVPADLRHDWPSALRRAGFDERRPTAWAAEGLFGYLPPQSQDRLLDDITALSAQHSRLTAEVFFSAPANRDLFDAIYARWYQHGLDVNIEQLGFPGDRNDVATYLEGHGWRVARTAINQLLTDNGFAPHAVDGPVTEQAPFAQNYYCTAAKEGLR; encoded by the coding sequence ATGGGGCGCACCGCCAACGACACCTGGGACGTGGCGTCCAGTGTGGGCGCCACCGCCGCCATGGTGGCGGCCGGACGCGCCCGCGCCACCCGGGCCGCGCTGATCGACGACCCGTTCGCCGAACCGCTGGTGCGGGCGGTCGGCATCGACTTCTTCACCCGCTGGGCCAGCGGCGAACTGGACCCCACCGACGTCGACATCCCGGATTCTCCGTGGGGCATGCAGCGCATGACCGACCAGCAGGCGGCCCGCACCCGCTACATCGACACCTTCTTCCGCGCCGCCGACGGCGCCGGGATCCGCCAAGTGGTCCTGCTCGCCTCCGGCCTGGACGCGCGCGGCTATCGGCTGCCCTGGTCGGCGGGCACCACGGTCTTCGAGATCGACGTGCCGCAGGTGCTGGAATTCAAGGCCGCCGCCATGGCCGCCCTGGGCGCCGTCCCGACCGCCGACGTGCGAGGGGTCCCCGCGGACCTGCGCCACGACTGGCCCAGCGCGCTGCGCCGGGCGGGCTTCGACGAACGGCGACCCACCGCCTGGGCCGCCGAAGGACTCTTCGGATACCTGCCACCGCAGTCGCAGGACCGGCTGCTCGACGACATCACCGCGCTCAGCGCGCAGCACAGCCGGCTGACCGCGGAGGTGTTCTTCAGCGCCCCGGCCAACCGGGACCTCTTCGACGCCATCTACGCGCGCTGGTATCAGCACGGACTCGACGTCAACATCGAACAACTCGGCTTCCCCGGCGACCGCAACGACGTGGCGACCTACTTAGAAGGCCACGGCTGGCGGGTGGCCCGTACCGCCATCAATCAGCTGCTGACCGACAACGGCTTCGCCCCGCACGCGGTGGACGGACCCGTCACCGAACAGGCCCCGTTCGCCCAGAACTATTACTGCACCGCCGCAAAGGAAGGGCTTCGATGA
- a CDS encoding glycosyltransferase family 2 protein: MVAVTYSPGPHLERFLASLSLATDRPVSVLLADNGSTDGTPQAAVERYPNVRLLPTGANLGYGTAVNRTVAQLDGLADEAWMQDWVIVANPDVQWGPGSIDALLEAAQRWPRAGALGPLIRDPDGSVYPSARHLPSLVRGSMHAVLAPIWPRNPWTAAYRQERLEPTERPVGWLSGSCLLVRRAAFSEVGGFDERYFMYMEDVDLGDRLGKAGWLSVYVPSAEVLHHKGHSTGRDPASHLAAHHRSTYIFLADRHAGWRRAPLRWMLRGSLAMRSRLMVRRELRKGRRELNLAEGRH; this comes from the coding sequence GTGGTTGCGGTGACCTATTCGCCGGGTCCGCACCTGGAGCGCTTCCTGGCGTCGTTGTCGCTGGCCACCGATCGCCCGGTCAGCGTCCTGCTGGCCGACAACGGCTCCACCGACGGAACCCCGCAGGCCGCCGTCGAGCGCTACCCCAACGTGCGGTTGCTGCCGACCGGAGCCAACCTCGGTTACGGAACCGCGGTCAACCGCACCGTAGCCCAACTCGACGGGCTGGCCGACGAAGCCTGGATGCAGGACTGGGTCATCGTCGCCAATCCCGACGTGCAATGGGGCCCGGGCAGCATCGATGCCCTGCTGGAGGCGGCCCAACGCTGGCCCCGGGCCGGGGCGTTGGGGCCGCTGATCCGCGATCCCGACGGCTCGGTCTACCCCTCGGCGCGCCACCTACCCAGCCTGGTCCGCGGCAGCATGCACGCCGTGCTCGCGCCGATCTGGCCGCGCAATCCGTGGACCGCGGCCTACCGGCAGGAGCGCCTGGAACCCACCGAACGACCGGTGGGCTGGCTGTCCGGGTCGTGCCTGCTGGTCCGCCGGGCGGCGTTCAGCGAAGTGGGCGGGTTCGACGAGCGCTACTTCATGTACATGGAGGACGTGGACCTCGGCGACCGGCTGGGCAAAGCGGGCTGGCTGTCGGTCTACGTGCCGTCCGCCGAAGTTCTGCACCACAAGGGGCATTCGACGGGACGGGACCCGGCTAGTCACCTGGCCGCCCATCACCGCAGTACCTATATCTTCTTGGCGGATCGCCATGCCGGTTGGCGGCGCGCTCCGTTGCGCTGGATGCTGCGCGGATCGTTGGCGATGCGCTCGCGCCTGATGGTGCGCCGCGAACTGCGCAAGGGGCGGCGCGAACTGAACCTGGCAGAAGGGCGGCACTGA
- a CDS encoding NUDIX hydrolase: MTLRDSVIATLTDWQAPDPGQDSVRHAVLAFVEARTDACRRDCTPGHVTASALVVDDGGQVLLTLHPRIGRWVQLGGHCEDDENILAAALREATEESGIAGLRMAPDLVAIHVHPVVCSLGVPTRHLDLQFLAHAPAGAQIAISDESVDLRWWPPDALPPDADDGLKYLVARATQTSEE; the protein is encoded by the coding sequence GTGACGCTGCGCGACTCGGTCATCGCGACCCTCACCGACTGGCAGGCCCCGGACCCGGGGCAGGACTCAGTGCGTCATGCGGTGTTGGCCTTCGTCGAGGCCCGCACCGACGCCTGCCGTCGGGACTGCACGCCCGGGCACGTCACGGCATCGGCGCTGGTGGTCGACGACGGCGGACAGGTGTTGCTCACCCTGCATCCGCGCATCGGCCGCTGGGTGCAACTGGGTGGCCATTGCGAGGACGACGAGAACATCCTGGCCGCGGCGCTGCGCGAGGCCACCGAGGAATCCGGCATCGCCGGCTTGCGGATGGCGCCCGACCTGGTCGCCATCCATGTGCACCCGGTGGTGTGCTCGCTGGGCGTGCCGACTCGGCACCTGGACCTGCAATTCCTGGCGCACGCGCCGGCCGGGGCGCAGATCGCGATCAGCGACGAGTCGGTGGATCTGCGGTGGTGGCCGCCGGATGCGCTGCCGCCCGATGCCGACGACGGGCTGAAGTATCTGGTCGCCCGCGCGACTCAGACGTCCGAGGAGTAG